The Cucurbita pepo subsp. pepo cultivar mu-cu-16 chromosome LG05, ASM280686v2, whole genome shotgun sequence nucleotide sequence acacacacacatcaCTCAACAACTCAACCCTCTTTTTGGAGCAAAATGTGAGCCTTTTCCCCCTCTCACATCACTATCACTCACTACTCATGAATTCAATATCAGTATCAATTTGAAGATCATGACCAACTGTATCAGCTTAATGCTCATTACACACCCTTCAACCCCACTACCCCACATGACTTCAACCATTTCTTccataaaatcaaaatgaccTTGACCCTGCTACACGCGGTTGATTTGATTGAGCGAGTTTGATCGCATCTCGGATATGCCAGATTTCTTCCTTTCatccaaattcaaaacaaaaagacaaacaaacaagtCATTGTACCTCATATAGGAAGTTGGGTGTCGTGTGGGGATCGATTTATTAATGTCATTTAACGCGTGATCTTAATGATTTCTCGTATGTATTTCTTGTTCAACGTTATTTAGTAAAGAGTATGGTCCTCAATACATTATATCTTATCTCATAAACCCTGTCATATAATAAGCTTATGACTTCTTGACTTTGTTCTATGGATAGATTCGTTTGTGATTGTTCTTGAATTATAAGACTCGTTATTCGGGAATGATCAGAggctaataattatttaacatGGTAGATGTTAAGTGTGGGAgatggtgggtttgagctttTTAGAAAGACAATAATAATGGTGGGTGAGGATAAGAATCCCACCATCTGTGCTCCAAAAGCATAACCCCCGCACGAACCACCACTCGCCTAGGAATCATATCTTAaaccattttgattttcttttctttggccttcttttcttttttgtgtaatGTGGGAATTTCAATGCTCTTCCAATCACTCTCTACTTTTACATGAAATCTCAGCAGCACCAACGTCTCCTCTCATGTCTGATATTGGGTGGAGTAAGTCTAAAGTTTTAAAGAACACATAATTCTTTATACCCCCCGAGATCCAAATCAAACTCTTCAATCATGTCATTGAAACATATCCCCTTCACacacaaaaggaaaagtaaacGATTACTGCTTGGAAATTGTTTCGAAAAAGCAACTAGCTAGCTAGCTATCTACTTTTGCTAACGAGCGAAAGCTTGTTTAGCCTTAAGAAACGTTTCacgttcatcttcatcatagCTCTAGATTTGCTGAAAATGTGTTTTGATGTAGAGAAATGGGAATCTTAAACTACATGTCTCCTACCAATACATAaaccaaaagaagaagaagaagaaaaaagagccATTTTGAGGCATTGAAACTTTGCTTTAGATACAATGGTCCACTCAAAAGGAAATGTGAAGAAGAATACAAAGCATAATGGAGATGGGTGAAAGTTGAAAGTGACAGAACaagaaaatcacaaaaaaaaaaaaaaaaaaaaaaaaaaaaaaaaaaaaaaaaaaaaaaaaaaaaaaaaaaaaaaaaaaaNAATCAATGTACAAATGCATTGTATTGGTTGTGGACAATTGGGTCATCATTTGGGTGAAGAGATTGGTCCCATTGCTCAAGAACCCTAATTATTTGTCATTTGAATCCACAACCCACTTGTAATTCTATTCTATAATACTCAACAAAGAGACAACTCCTCCTAAAAACATGCTTGGACAGCCAGTAAAGTTAGGTTAATAGGAATGAACTCAGAAGAATTACTACAATTAAGCATCAGTCAAAGTAAAAAGGACTCCGGATCTGATAGAAATCTACCATTCCAGTTTGGCAGTGGTAAGGGTTGGACAGGTAGGTGGCATCTAGTTTTGTGGTGGGGTTTCAGAGAATTCATATTCATCTCTGATTTTCACTCATTACGTCTCagttaaagaaaaaaggggaGTGGGAAGCTATGGCATTGCCATCATGAATGAGGACAGCCACAGTAGCAGGCCTGACAACCTGGGATCCACCCCTCAAACCTTCAACTATGATGTCTCTCATTACTATACAAAACCAAACCCCATCCCTTTTCCTGTTCCTTTTTCTGCTTCAGATCTATCCCAAACTTCTGCCTAATAATGGACCCAACCTTGTCAACCATTCATACATGATACCTTATTTCTGTGTTCTTTCTGACATATGtttttaaatcttcaaatCGATATCTCTGACTTGGAATACAAGTTCATATCATGTTACAAAAGATGAATACAGAATCACTCAACAGTAGCAGACTAGCAGTATTTGCTACCCTACCCTTTATCCAAacctaaaaagaaagagtatTTTAGCTGCAAAATCGAAACTTGACAATGAGCTAGTATCAGAACGCTTTGAGGCTTCTAAACATTTTTGGTAGAGGAATAATTGTTGTATGAGTTCATACATATTATGTAGTGTATAGAAGAGCTAGAATACAAGCTCAAAAACTTTTCACAATAATGCACATTTATTCACATGGTTTTGGCTCAGATAAGCTAGGATGTTCTAGATATAACTGCAAACTCAGAGGTTGGCTGTTCATGGACTTGATGGGGGTGATTATTGGTGGTTGTTGCCATTGTTTGGTATCCGTTGGGATCCATAACTCTGCATCTTTACTTGTACCAGAACTTGGGAGGGTTTGGAAGTAGGCAGTTATTTCCCATTTGCAGTCTGTTTATACAAAGATCAAGCTATAGAAATCCTTCAATCTTTTATGACAGGAAAAACCAAAATGCAGAAGAAGATGGACATTTCTAATGATTGAAGTACGAACAGCTAAGATTGgtgaaccaaaagaaaaaaaaatgtctcaccAGGCGGAAGAGTCTTGGTTAGAGGCTCCGTGACAGATAGCTTGATCAAGAATGACCTTAAGGCGAACTCCAGGTCGGAATTTTCGACCTTTGATTCATAAGACTGGTTCACTATGAGCTTGAAAACAAATCTTTCGACTTGGATATTTTCCCCGTTGAAAAATATAACTGCCACTCTCTCCACCAGTCCCTAGTTGAGGAGGAAACCCATGTTCAGACTACTAGTAAATTGCACTAAGGAAGAAGTGGTTAATTAATCGAAGTTCTATAACTATTAAAAACGCTACTATTTCTCTGATCAATCAGGTTGGACATGACATATTGCAACTGCTTCACCCAGACACCTACTTTACGTTTTCGATGAACTTTTCTCGGTTCAAGATTCATTGAATAGATTTACAATTGCAAACACAGATTGTCTTATATTGTGAGAATACCAGTAAATAATCAACCCGTTCATAGCTTGTAGCCTTAACAACAAGCATGCCAAATCTAATCTTCACATCTAATACTTACAACCACAGAACCCATTAGTTTCCTTCACCGATTCCAACCATAAACAACTCCCACTCTTCCAAAAACCAAGCAAGTAGTCATGTGAAAGAAATTATCCACTATTCAAGATTGTCCTTGAAAAAGGACCTGGTTTCAATTCTACAAGGCACATGGGTAGACAAGAAATTTAGGACCATTTTTAGCACATAGAGGACAAGAATACAAGTGAATGGTCAACCTTTTGGATGAAAGGAAGTAGCCCTGAAACAGTTGAGTGGATGTAATCCTGCAGCTCAGGATGACGAGCCCTCTGCACAACCGCATTCATGTACCTTCTTCTTTCAAAAGCACCTTCACAAAAACCCCACCAATAATTAGTCATAATTCccatcgttttctttttctgttcttcaatCCATTAATATTGACTAATATCATTTTTCCCCTGTGATTAAGGGGTGGGGGTGTAAAGGACCAATCTAACAGGTGACcaaataaatttcaagttatttagGTTTCCTTCGTAAAAGTAACACAcccattgtgagatcccacatcgattggagagagaaacgaatgtcaatgaggacgctgggtcctaaagggggtggattgtgagatcccacatccattggagaggagaacgagtgccaacaagaacgCCGGGCcatgaaggaggtggattgtgagatcccacatcggttggagaggaactgagcatcctttataagggtgtggaaatctcaaATTAGCagaggcgttttaaaaaccttgaggagaaactcgAAACGGAAAGTCCAATGAGTAAAgtatttgttagcagtgggtttgggttgaAACTACTTGGTAGAAATACAATAAAGAAAACTTTTCATGCAATCACCATCCTCTGTAACAAATAAAGCAGATAATAGGAtcttaaacaaacaaattaaagaaagaattgCACCCGATGGATAAATGCCTTTGAGGAAGACAATTGATGTAATGGCCACCTCCAAGAACTCAACTAGAATCTTAACCGTCTCACCTGCATAAATAATTAGTTCAATAACAGTGTTACATTTACTCTTATCATCAGGAAACTGAAGTAACTGGGGGCtggaacaaataaatataaaatggagAACCTTGGGGTGCTACTTTATTGTCTCTCGAGTCCATCGGCTAAATAAAGTGAATCGATATGGTCCTTGTACTAGACGTTCGAATTGTCAACATAAACATCTAAGCCAATTACATTAACGGTCTTGAGAACGCTCCATTTGACTGCACTAAATAACAAAGGGAACCATTATCTTCAAGCAAGTTACATGAATATCAAATATGGTATAACATTTCAGATGCTTAGATAACAAGTAAACTGGTTTCATTATCTAATTGGTTTGTCTTGTAAAAGTTTAGCTCTGAACAGTGCGTGAGGGTACCCATCAGTGTTCGATATTATCGATCCACGTCGGCCTACTAATGGGATGCCCTAACACGTTACAAAATTTCGCTAATGTGAGATACACAATGTCTTTCCAGTGTCAACAGGTTAACTCAAACTCAAATCACTTTGACAAATGTTGTCATTGCATTTTCTATTTCAGAAAAATCCAATCGTTAACACAATTATCGTAAGAGCAACTGTTTGCTGCAGCACCAGAGAGCTCATTAGGATGCTTTTGATGACTATGAAGCGTACCAAAATGAACGTTCCCAAAGGAAACAACAACTCATATACTGATTCCATTGTTCATCATAATTCCAGCGATTCTTAATTCTTTCATTGCATCTTCCATTTAACAGCTTGTAAATTCACAGAGAGTAAACCACATAAACGTCCTGAAAGCTAAATCCTCTTCCAATTTTGGAAAACAGACAGACGAGCCCCAGCGAATTAAactccaaaaacaaaaatgaccTAACAAAATCGAACAAATAATTTTCGGGAAGAACCAActaacacaaaataaaaaaatgaaacaatggCGCCAAAGACGATAATCGACGATTTCTTTCCcatttttcacattttctttGTCCTTTTGGGGTGTATAAGGAAACAGGCAAGTGTTGAAACTTACAAAACATGGATCGTGCTCCATTAAGCTCCTGCTCTGATATCTTAAGATGGAAACTTGGGGGAGTAAAGCGATTGGTAGAAGCGATTCATACCCGTAAATGTTGCCGCCTTTTCTGTGTTGCAGTCGTCGAGTTCCAATTGCAGCGCCGTAGAATAATTTCGTGTTTAAGCCCAGcccaatttatttattgaaacaacaaaacccatcaaattacaattatttCGTGTTTAATGGACTTATAAATACAcgcacacaaaaaaaaaaaaaNTAATCAttttttactcaaaattttacccactattaaattttttgataaTTCACAAagctatttttatttattacaaaaaatttgctaatttaaaaaatataaagattaacccaaaataaaatttgattaatgttCAAATTAACACAAACAAagctatttatttataatattattaaatatataatatttatatgttttagaatttattaaatgaatatgcaacaaaaaaaaaaaaaaaacaatttttttatgtggAAACTTATAAAAAGGtttaaattgtaataatttaataatctaaaattaaaatataataggatgaaattggaattttaagattttcaattttaattttaaaggagaaaatcgattttttttttttttttttttaattttatttgtgattttgaatataatgAATCTTAAAAATTGCAGTACATCGAATTGGCAACGCGCGACGACCAGCAATCGGAGAGACTCAGAGCGGGAAGAGCAGAGAGTGAGTGTTCCAAGGTAAGATTTTTTTCCTCGATCGAATTTGCATTAGAATTTCAGCATCATTTGGATTTGGTATAGTAACTAACTGATCCTGGAAATTTGAAGAGGAAATTATGGAGAGACGCCGGGCTTGTGTGGTCGTTCTCGGTGATCTTGGTCGAAGTCCTCGTATGCAGTACCAAGCTCTTTCTCTTGCCCGCCAGGTATCATCGAATCGTTTTCTCAATTCAGCCTTGATCGTTGTTACTAAATTCGTTGTCCTTTAGGTGTATGAGAATGTTCGATTTAGCTGCTTATTGTTGGTTTCAATGATTTCATTGTAGAACTTGAAgattttcttgatttggttTGTTTCTGTGTTTTTGCTGTTTTATATTCAACTCTTTAATTGATATTTGGGCTTTTCGATTGATATTACAGGCAAATCTGGAGGTGGACATTGTTGCTTATGGAGGTTGAACCACACTGTATCTTGAGAGTCTTATTATTCAATCATGTTTATAGCAAGCTAACATTGAAACTTTGGGTGCTAAATAGGCTCTCAGCCCCACTCGGCACTTCTAGAGCACAAATCTATCCATGTTCATACCATGGTACTTATGTAGAagcttttttttccttctttcccctttttcaaataaaatagtgTCGTCTACTAGTTTTTCTCAAAtctcttttgttgtttatcACAGACACAGTGGCCAAAATTCCTTCAAAATTTGCCATGGATATTCCGGCCTGTAACACTACTGCTCAAGCCGCTTATTCAGTTTCTTATGCTTCTTTGGTTCCTTATTGTTAGAATTCATTCACCTGCCTTCTTCATTGTGCAGGTAAATAAatggtttcaaaattatgatatatCCAACTTCTTgattaaatcatatttaaacaaaCATATATGTAGTTTCTGGACATTGAGTTATCCTTTGTTCTCTTTTGAACGATCTGTACTCCTCTCtcaaggaaagagagagagtttcTTGATGGTAAAAGTATATGATTGTGCttcatttcaatatttaccaaaaattgaaaatttagtgAGCATATATTAAGCCATTCATGAAATGTTATATGATtgatttcctcttttttcccTAGCAGAACTTGCTTCGAGTTGTATCAAAGTAATGATTGTTgctaaaattccaaaataatttGGCTGGGTTCATTTGCCTGCAAATAAACAGATGATTATTTGCCTGGTTTCCTCTTTTATTGTCTTTTGGCGTATTTTTATGGGACATTGACTAACTGTGTTTGCTGGGTGCACGTGCATATTTTGCTAGTATTACTGCACGTTACAGAAGTTGTACCTTCAGGTTCAGTGATGGGATGTTTGATGTATGTACTTAAGAATAAGAATTGGGTATCTCACTCCTCCTGCAATAAATTATTCTTGTATATTACTAGCATTTATCGCTCATTTCCCTTTTTGATTATTTGGGTCTGGATGGAGTATGGAAAGTGGTGGTCAAATTTTCAGTCTGCTGTTTGGCCCCTTTTCCTGTAACTGGCTGATGTTTTGCACAAACTCATTATCTTGATGTAGTTTTCATTCATATGAGACTTGGTTAAAGAAATTTATGTTAACTTCTGTTTTTCTATTGTACTTTTTAAGATTTCcggtttattttgatttttatatgAACCATACACTTTTTACAATAATCCCTTATGAGTATTTCTTCTGCAGAATCCTCCTTCTGTTCCAACGTTAATTGCTGTAAAATGGGCTAGCATACTAAAGCGATCTGCATTTATCATTGATTGGCATAATTTTGGTCATACTTTGCTTGCCCTGTCCCTGGGAAGAAATAGCAGTTTTGTTGCTGTTTACCGCTGGTACTGAATATGTATTTCCCGCCCTCTTGTCCATTCAGTATGTGCTTGGCTGGTCTATTGTTGGCTATATCATAATTGGGATGTGTGCCTAGGATTGAAAAGCATTTTGGGAAGATGGCAGATGGCTCCTTTTGTGTCACGAAAGCAATGCAGCATGAATTGGCTGAAAACTGGGATATTAAGTAAGAGGATGTGACTTATGGGTTCATGGAAACGTAGTCATACTTCCTCTAATAGACCATTTGAACACTTTagtattattaataattattttcgttttttttttctttttattttaaaatagagcCACAGTTTTCTATGATCAACCTCCTGAGTTTTTCCACGTTGCTTCACTCCAGGAAAAACATGAGGTGAGTTATGGTCACCTTTATTGTTTCATTCTCTGTACATGCTGTATGATAAATAGACTAAATGTGTTGTTCGATTTAGTTGTTTTGTAGGCTACATAGTAATCTACTTCAACCTCTTGGTCTTCAAGATTGTGTTAGCTATGGTGAGATCTATATTTCAATGAATGTATTGCACATATTCTCAGTCCGAcaaaattttccctttttcattCAAGATGACACTGTAATTAGCAGGTGCAGTAACGGTAGGCCATGAGCAGCAGGAGACATTGTTGACGAGTTTGGTTGGCAACGGTATTCTCTTGAAGCAAAACAGACCTGCAGTTGTTGTGAGCAGCACAAGCTGGTTAGTTGAACGTTTGACTAATGATTCTCGAAGAATTGATAGtttcacttctttttcttggagGATGTTCTGTGTCTgtgctttcaattttttattttttatttttggtgttttttgGTCGTTTGATTGTTAAAGTGAATATGATAGTTTGTACTGTAATTTGTCAGGATGGGATGGGATATAAAATCTGCATCTAGATAGCTTATATTTGGTATGCACATAGGTTGCACCCCCAAGAATGACATCCATGGATGTCTGGCTTTGCTGGAATTTATATGCCCACCCAAATTAGTAAGTTTGAGGATTCTCCTCCTATAGGATCCTGGAATGATACACTACGATTCTTGTAATCATGTTTGTGTTAGatatattttgttcataagCAATGACATTTCAGAATTTAAAACGAAGCACCTTAAGATAGTTTTGAACCATGGTAAGGAAGAGAGTTCAAACAGACCTCCAAGAGGCAAAAGTTGAATATTTCTAGTTGTAACATTGTACAATCGAAAGGTTGGGACTTACAAATTTCTCTCTGGAAGCACCTATTGAAGATCAGTGCCTTAACTTCCTGTAATGTCATTGTCAGGACTCCAGATGAAGATTTTAGTATCCTTTTAGAAGCTGCAGTCATGTATGACAGGCGTGTTGCTGCCATCCTAAATGAGGATGATTCAGTTTCTGATGAATTTATCTGGAAAGATATCTATGATGGAAAGCAATACTTATATCCTAGGTTATTATTCATCATTACTGGTAATTacttttcaacttttgaaaattttacttccAAGTGGGCGGTATCTAAATTAGAGATTTTCCACTGTTTATAAAGGTAAAGGGCCTGACAAAGAAAAGTATGAAGATAAGATCAGTAAATTGCATCTTAAGCGTGTGGCATTTCGTACAATGTGGCTGTCTCCAGAGGATTACCCATTACTTCTCGGTAgtttgtaatagcctaaggTTACCCCCGGCCCCCCCATC carries:
- the LOC111794363 gene encoding DNA polymerase zeta processivity subunit isoform X1 — its product is MDSRDNKVAPQGETVKILVEFLEVAITSIVFLKGIYPSGAFERRRYMNAVVQRARHPELQDYIHSTVSGLLPFIQKGLVERVAVIFFNGENIQVERFVFKLIVNQSYESKVENSDLEFALRSFLIKLSVTEPLTKTLPPDCKWEITAYFQTLPSSGTSKDAELWIPTDTKQWQQPPIITPIKSMNSQPLSLQLYLEHPSLSEPKPCE
- the LOC111794363 gene encoding DNA polymerase zeta processivity subunit isoform X2; this translates as MWDLTMGAFERRRYMNAVVQRARHPELQDYIHSTVSGLLPFIQKGLVERVAVIFFNGENIQVERFVFKLIVNQSYESKVENSDLEFALRSFLIKLSVTEPLTKTLPPDCKWEITAYFQTLPSSGTSKDAELWIPTDTKQWQQPPIITPIKSMNSQPLSLQLYLEHPSLSEPKPCE
- the LOC111796158 gene encoding UDP-glycosyltransferase TURAN isoform X2, which translates into the protein MERRRACVVVLGDLGRSPRMQYQALSLARQANLEVDIVAYGGSQPHSALLEHKSIHVHTMTQWPKFLQNLPWIFRPVTLLLKPLIQFLMLLWFLIVRIHSPAFFIVQNPPSVPTLIAVKWASILKRSAFIIDWHNFGHTLLALSLGRNSSFVAVYRWIEKHFGKMADGSFCVTKAMQHELAENWDIKATVFYDQPPEFFHVASLQEKHELFCRLHSNLLQPLGLQDCVSYGAVTVGHEQQETLLTSLVGNGILLKQNRPAVVVSSTSWTPDEDFSILLEAAVMYDRRVAAILNEDDSVSDEFIWKDIYDGKQYLYPRLLFIITGKGPDKEKYEDKISKLHLKRVAFRTMWLSPEDYPLLLGSADLGVCLHTSSSGLDLPMKVVDMFGCGLPVCAVSYSCINELVKAEKNGLLFSSSSELADELLMLFRGFPNECSALDSLKNSTVEMGSRRWSTEWDEHAKPLISQVITRC
- the LOC111796158 gene encoding UDP-glycosyltransferase TURAN isoform X1, producing the protein MERRRACVVVLGDLGRSPRMQYQALSLARQANLEVDIVAYGGSQPHSALLEHKSIHVHTMTQWPKFLQNLPWIFRPVTLLLKPLIQFLMLLWFLIVRIHSPAFFIVQNPPSVPTLIAVKWASILKRSAFIIDWHNFGHTLLALSLGRNSSFVAVYRWIEKHFGKMADGSFCVTKAMQHELAENWDIKATVFYDQPPEFFHVASLQEKHELFCRLHSNLLQPLGLQDCVSYAGAVTVGHEQQETLLTSLVGNGILLKQNRPAVVVSSTSWTPDEDFSILLEAAVMYDRRVAAILNEDDSVSDEFIWKDIYDGKQYLYPRLLFIITGKGPDKEKYEDKISKLHLKRVAFRTMWLSPEDYPLLLGSADLGVCLHTSSSGLDLPMKVVDMFGCGLPVCAVSYSCINELVKAEKNGLLFSSSSELADELLMLFRGFPNECSALDSLKNSTVEMGSRRWSTEWDEHAKPLISQVITRC